From one Leifsonia sp. 1010 genomic stretch:
- a CDS encoding alpha/beta hydrolase has translation MVEALGTHLRTWSERLDRQAEVSRNVLDTRLGAASWSGLAADVFSDRLRSLTASASDAAARHAEGVAAVTRWSGSMGLAQSDADRALRDAEDALADLELAQESVAALGVEHAALLSALSALQKAYASTEKPPPGKSAPSAGDVSVARRREQEASADLTTARFAVEDAQERLEDAKRRARDAKREYDAAEKVFADALDAALHGALTTVAKPELQAFASMVGKLSKISPTASVNATLMDTLKSLTPQELATLVADDPQILQQFWQHPPSPDQVAKWWTGLDTKAQGAFEVAVPGVLGNLAGLPYAVRGRCNLTVYEQARSHPGALTPQQRKVLTALGDVLADPSASLVCFNLDASVPMVAVGYGDLDTSDTVTWAAPGMLSDAADATKGWSRSAKNLYTQQNLVDDRTHGVVAWLGYDTPDLVTVNNPAAAQNGSWRFAAELDGTYAARTAKPAYVSVVAHSYGTTMAADALTRTKHPVDSFTMLGSAGIDTQVVTSLSDLHVKQASGSAAIYTTAAELDYLAPFGSTVGGRAEPNPEAAFSPAAAAANAILIMPPKVMGGAQSFSSEGAVLPGGDVLEPTKGHSALGGTPDENDPNLMNGTAPVGHGYLDLKTESLHNAAYTTIGLPGEVVGGLRPTG, from the coding sequence ATGGTGGAGGCGCTGGGCACCCATCTTCGGACGTGGTCGGAGCGGTTGGATCGTCAGGCGGAGGTGTCCCGGAACGTGCTGGACACCCGTCTGGGTGCGGCGTCGTGGTCGGGTTTGGCCGCGGACGTGTTCTCGGACAGGTTGCGTTCGTTGACGGCGTCGGCCTCGGATGCCGCTGCACGGCATGCTGAGGGGGTTGCGGCGGTGACCCGGTGGTCGGGGTCGATGGGGCTGGCGCAGAGCGACGCGGATCGGGCGTTGCGGGACGCGGAGGACGCGTTGGCGGACCTGGAGCTGGCGCAGGAATCGGTGGCCGCGCTGGGGGTCGAGCATGCCGCCCTGCTGTCGGCGCTGAGTGCGCTGCAGAAGGCATACGCCTCCACCGAGAAGCCGCCGCCAGGCAAGAGCGCACCCTCGGCCGGGGATGTCTCGGTTGCCCGCCGGCGGGAGCAGGAGGCCAGCGCCGACCTCACGACGGCGCGGTTCGCGGTCGAGGACGCGCAGGAGCGGCTGGAGGACGCGAAGCGTCGAGCCCGGGATGCGAAGCGTGAGTATGACGCGGCCGAGAAGGTGTTCGCGGACGCGCTGGATGCTGCGTTGCACGGTGCACTGACGACCGTTGCGAAGCCCGAGCTGCAGGCGTTCGCGTCGATGGTCGGAAAGCTGTCGAAGATCTCACCGACCGCGAGCGTGAACGCCACCCTGATGGACACGCTGAAGAGCCTGACGCCCCAGGAACTGGCCACCCTGGTCGCCGACGACCCGCAGATTCTGCAGCAATTCTGGCAGCACCCACCCTCCCCGGACCAGGTCGCCAAATGGTGGACGGGCCTCGACACCAAGGCGCAGGGTGCGTTCGAGGTGGCCGTGCCCGGGGTGCTGGGCAACCTGGCGGGGTTGCCGTACGCGGTCCGCGGCCGCTGCAACCTGACGGTCTACGAGCAGGCGCGGTCGCATCCCGGCGCTCTCACGCCGCAGCAGCGAAAGGTCTTGACCGCTCTCGGAGACGTCCTTGCCGATCCGTCAGCGTCGCTTGTCTGCTTCAACCTGGATGCGTCGGTGCCGATGGTCGCGGTCGGGTACGGCGACCTCGACACGTCCGACACGGTGACCTGGGCGGCACCCGGAATGCTCTCCGACGCCGCCGACGCGACCAAAGGGTGGTCGCGGTCCGCGAAGAACCTCTACACCCAGCAGAACCTAGTCGACGATCGCACGCATGGGGTGGTGGCCTGGTTGGGGTATGACACCCCGGACCTGGTAACAGTGAACAACCCGGCGGCAGCGCAGAACGGCTCCTGGCGATTCGCGGCGGAACTGGATGGCACCTACGCCGCCCGCACCGCCAAACCTGCCTACGTATCGGTGGTGGCGCATTCGTATGGCACGACGATGGCTGCGGATGCGTTGACCCGCACCAAACATCCGGTCGACTCGTTCACCATGCTCGGCTCCGCCGGAATCGACACGCAGGTGGTGACGTCGTTGTCGGACCTGCACGTGAAACAAGCAAGTGGTTCTGCTGCCATCTACACGACGGCGGCCGAGTTGGACTATCTTGCCCCCTTCGGGTCGACGGTCGGAGGGCGCGCCGAACCGAACCCGGAAGCGGCCTTCTCTCCGGCAGCTGCCGCAGCGAACGCGATTCTGATCATGCCGCCCAAAGTCATGGGCGGTGCGCAATCGTTCTCCTCCGAAGGCGCCGTCCTCCCCGGTGGTGACGTGCTGGAACCGACGAAGGGTCATAGTGCGCTTGGCGGGACCCCGGACGAGAACGACCCGAATCTGATGAACGGGACAGCACCCGTCGGCCACGGATACCTCGATCTGAAGACAGAGTCGCTGCACAACGCCGCCTATACGACGATCGGGTTGCCCGGAGAAGTCGTGGGCGGATTGAGGCCGACTGGATGA
- a CDS encoding RNA polymerase subunit sigma-70, whose translation MAAFSEADLAGVRRGLLAFSYQLLGSPFEAEDAVQDALERMWRARDSFDPARASFVTWAYQVARNVCVDRLRQTPRRPLPRDLTDPGIEVGAPLVPAFDVPWLLPAPTGWAGRPGSDSQPAAAAEQAEEVRFAVTAMLQTLSPLQRGAFVLREVIGLSAGETATVLEVSVASANSALQRARAAIREGTRRAHPLRPGVVEHYAAAIRAADVRALASLVADDVVFEMPPVPQWSVGRAPFAAFMAHLFAWRGTSWATEPIAANGQHGFLLYRVTEQGREPHTVQLFDGSDTSRGDAIASVLVYQDPRLFALCAPAR comes from the coding sequence ATGGCGGCGTTCTCGGAGGCGGACCTGGCGGGCGTCCGCCGGGGTCTGCTCGCGTTCTCGTACCAGCTGCTCGGGTCGCCGTTCGAGGCCGAGGATGCGGTGCAGGATGCGCTGGAGCGGATGTGGCGCGCCCGCGACAGCTTCGACCCGGCCCGCGCATCCTTCGTCACCTGGGCCTACCAGGTCGCCCGCAACGTGTGCGTCGACCGGCTGCGGCAGACCCCTCGGCGGCCGCTTCCCCGTGACCTGACGGATCCGGGCATCGAGGTGGGCGCGCCGCTCGTGCCGGCCTTCGACGTTCCGTGGCTGCTGCCCGCGCCGACGGGCTGGGCCGGCCGTCCCGGATCCGACTCGCAGCCGGCCGCGGCGGCGGAGCAGGCGGAGGAGGTGCGGTTCGCCGTCACGGCCATGCTGCAGACGCTCTCGCCGCTGCAGCGCGGTGCGTTCGTGCTCCGCGAGGTGATCGGGCTCAGCGCGGGGGAGACCGCGACCGTGCTCGAGGTCTCTGTCGCGTCGGCGAACTCGGCGCTGCAGCGGGCTCGTGCGGCGATCCGTGAGGGGACGCGGCGCGCGCATCCCCTCCGCCCGGGCGTCGTCGAGCATTACGCCGCTGCGATCCGGGCCGCCGATGTGAGGGCGTTGGCATCCCTGGTCGCCGACGACGTCGTGTTCGAGATGCCGCCGGTGCCGCAGTGGTCGGTCGGACGCGCACCGTTCGCCGCCTTCATGGCGCATCTGTTCGCCTGGCGCGGCACCTCGTGGGCGACCGAACCGATCGCCGCGAACGGCCAGCACGGCTTCCTGCTGTACCGGGTCACTGAGCAGGGCCGCGAGCCTCACACCGTCCAGCTCTTCGATGGCTCCGACACCTCCCGGGGCGACGCCATCGCCAGCGTGCTCGTCTACCAGGACCCGCGCCTCTTCGCCCTCTGCGCCCCCGCCCGCTGA
- a CDS encoding dihydrofolate reductase family protein — MGRVIVVQFITLDGVVEDPDGSDGTPFGGWAMRFGPQGVAGDKFRLGSILETGTLLFGRRTWQHFSTLWPNRDDPFSRAMNRASKAVLASTPVTLDTWSGSTAVDGGLDGWLERTVPQRDVVVIGSGSVVAELARRDAIDEYRLLTFPTAVGSGRRLFDAAGSPTELRLVSAEQVGPAVLSVLDPRE; from the coding sequence ATGGGACGAGTGATCGTGGTGCAGTTCATCACGCTGGACGGCGTGGTGGAGGATCCGGACGGCAGTGACGGCACGCCGTTCGGCGGGTGGGCGATGCGGTTCGGGCCGCAGGGGGTCGCGGGGGACAAGTTCCGGCTGGGCAGCATCCTCGAGACGGGGACGCTGCTGTTCGGCCGCCGCACGTGGCAGCACTTCAGCACCCTCTGGCCGAACCGCGACGACCCGTTCTCGCGGGCGATGAACCGGGCGAGCAAGGCAGTGCTGGCGAGCACGCCGGTGACGCTGGACACGTGGTCCGGCTCGACCGCCGTGGACGGTGGATTGGACGGCTGGCTCGAGCGGACGGTGCCGCAGCGGGATGTGGTGGTCATCGGCAGCGGATCGGTCGTCGCCGAACTGGCCAGGAGGGACGCCATCGACGAGTACCGGTTGCTGACGTTCCCGACCGCGGTCGGATCGGGTCGGCGGCTGTTCGACGCCGCCGGCAGCCCGACCGAACTGCGGCTCGTGTCGGCCGAGCAGGTCGGCCCGGCCGTCCTGTCCGTGCTCGATCCGCGCGAGTGA
- a CDS encoding VOC family protein produces the protein MGVEGIGGLFIRSRDPEARAAWYREHLGIAAGSDSVWEQQRGMTVFAPFPADSDYFAADQPFMLNLRVSGLDELVASLESAGIVVERRPEWDGDYGRFARLHDPEGLPIELWEAPAADEADETGA, from the coding sequence GTGGGCGTTGAGGGCATCGGCGGACTGTTCATCCGGAGCCGTGATCCGGAGGCGCGCGCGGCCTGGTACCGCGAGCATCTCGGGATCGCGGCGGGCTCGGACAGCGTGTGGGAGCAGCAGCGAGGCATGACCGTGTTCGCGCCGTTCCCGGCCGACTCCGACTACTTCGCGGCCGACCAGCCGTTCATGCTGAACCTGCGGGTCAGTGGACTGGATGAGCTGGTCGCCTCACTGGAGTCGGCCGGGATCGTCGTGGAGCGGAGGCCCGAGTGGGATGGCGACTACGGCCGGTTCGCACGGCTGCACGACCCGGAGGGGCTGCCCATCGAGCTGTGGGAGGCGCCGGCAGCCGACGAAGCCGACGAAACCGGCGCCTGA
- a CDS encoding acyl-CoA dehydrogenase family protein: MTDTTTAARPSAPASAAEALERLEPILERLRSSASRREREHELPTGVVRELADAGFGALRVPREYGGAGLSFVELGEVLVELAAADSNLPQIFRGHFAFVEDRLTSPASAERDAWLERFAAGEIVGNAWSETGSVGLGDSETHIRRTPDGPRVDGRKFYTTGSLYADWIDATAKDADGTDATVLLRVDQPGVSVRDDWDGFGQQLTGTGTAVFDDAAASPADVFRFSDRFRYQTALYQWVLVNVLAGIAQATEREAGEALRARTRVYSHGLAPLAKDDGQLQAVIGEISAVAFTARALVRSVGEALDAAAATTSRRGSVEDDEANVRAEIASAQAQIVLSQSVPLAATRLFDTLGASAVSRAAGLDRHWRNARTVASHNPWVYKARIVGDWSVNGTVPPYIWQIGTAS; this comes from the coding sequence ATGACCGACACGACGACCGCCGCCCGTCCCTCCGCGCCCGCGAGCGCCGCCGAAGCGCTCGAACGGCTGGAGCCGATCCTGGAGCGCCTGCGGAGCTCGGCGTCGCGCCGCGAGCGCGAGCACGAGCTGCCGACCGGTGTGGTGCGCGAACTCGCCGACGCGGGATTCGGCGCTCTGCGCGTCCCGCGCGAGTACGGCGGTGCCGGCCTGAGCTTCGTCGAACTGGGCGAGGTGCTGGTGGAACTGGCGGCCGCCGACTCCAACCTCCCGCAGATCTTCCGCGGGCACTTCGCCTTCGTGGAGGACCGGCTCACCTCTCCCGCCTCCGCCGAACGCGACGCCTGGCTTGAGCGCTTCGCGGCGGGCGAGATCGTCGGCAACGCCTGGAGCGAGACCGGGTCGGTGGGTCTTGGCGACTCCGAGACGCACATCCGCCGCACCCCGGACGGCCCGCGCGTCGACGGCCGCAAGTTCTACACGACCGGCAGCCTCTACGCGGACTGGATCGACGCGACCGCGAAGGACGCGGACGGCACCGACGCGACCGTTCTCCTGCGTGTCGACCAGCCGGGAGTGTCGGTGCGCGACGACTGGGACGGTTTCGGCCAGCAGCTGACCGGCACCGGAACCGCGGTCTTCGACGACGCAGCGGCATCTCCGGCCGACGTCTTCCGGTTCTCTGATCGGTTCCGCTACCAGACCGCCCTCTACCAGTGGGTGCTCGTCAACGTGCTGGCCGGCATCGCACAGGCGACCGAACGGGAGGCGGGTGAGGCGCTGCGCGCCCGCACACGGGTGTACAGCCACGGGCTCGCTCCGCTGGCGAAGGACGACGGGCAGCTGCAGGCCGTGATCGGTGAGATCTCGGCGGTTGCGTTCACCGCGCGGGCGCTGGTCCGCTCGGTGGGCGAAGCCCTGGATGCGGCCGCCGCCACCACGTCGCGCCGCGGCAGCGTGGAGGACGACGAGGCCAACGTCCGCGCGGAGATCGCGTCGGCGCAGGCGCAGATCGTGCTCAGCCAGTCGGTGCCGCTCGCCGCGACCCGGCTGTTCGACACGCTGGGTGCCTCCGCGGTGAGCCGGGCGGCCGGACTCGACCGGCACTGGCGGAACGCGCGCACGGTCGCCTCCCATAACCCCTGGGTCTACAAGGCGCGCATCGTCGGCGACTGGAGCGTCAACGGCACGGTTCCGCCCTACATCTGGCAGATCGGTACTGCGAGCTGA
- a CDS encoding acyl-CoA dehydrogenase family protein, producing MTRSYWTGQADAAELAHWEAVAAEAADRLAVDALERDRANQDPTAELEVLRDAGLVNLLDPAEFGGGGAHWETAFRVIRILSRADASVAQVLAYHYINSGNIGFAVAPERQPDLYRRTIDGRWVWGDSVNPVDPDLTLTDLGDGRYRLDGTKRFSTGASAGDIVLAAATVAGGARAGTPVFVLLDHGRAGIRYHGDWDALGQRLSASGSVTFDGVAVDESDILGELSDEPFSTLITPGIQLAFGNLYLGIAEGALAKARELTLARTNSWFLSGVDRYAEDPFVLRVFGELLSRIEAVEALAGAVGREFDAVVDKGEDVTAEDRGRLAQRIARLKVVSTEVSIEVTTRVFEVTGSSSARASVGLDLWWRNVRTHTLHDPVDYKKLEVGAYYVNGDLQPISLYT from the coding sequence ATGACCCGCAGCTATTGGACCGGCCAGGCCGACGCCGCCGAGCTCGCGCACTGGGAGGCCGTCGCCGCCGAGGCCGCCGACCGGCTGGCCGTCGACGCCCTTGAACGGGACCGGGCGAACCAGGATCCGACCGCCGAGCTGGAGGTGCTGCGCGACGCCGGACTCGTCAACCTTCTCGACCCGGCGGAGTTCGGCGGAGGCGGTGCGCACTGGGAGACGGCCTTCCGGGTGATCCGCATCCTCTCGCGTGCCGACGCCTCGGTCGCGCAGGTGCTCGCTTATCACTACATCAACTCCGGCAACATCGGCTTCGCCGTCGCCCCGGAACGCCAGCCCGACCTGTACCGCCGCACGATCGACGGACGCTGGGTCTGGGGCGACTCGGTCAATCCCGTCGATCCGGACCTCACGCTCACCGACCTGGGCGACGGACGGTACCGCCTCGACGGCACCAAGCGCTTCTCGACCGGCGCCTCCGCCGGCGACATCGTGCTGGCGGCCGCGACCGTCGCGGGCGGAGCGCGGGCAGGCACCCCGGTGTTCGTGCTCCTCGACCACGGCCGCGCGGGCATCCGCTATCACGGCGACTGGGATGCGCTCGGCCAGCGCCTGTCGGCGAGCGGTTCCGTCACCTTCGACGGCGTCGCCGTGGACGAGTCCGACATCCTGGGCGAACTGAGCGACGAGCCGTTCTCGACCCTGATCACCCCGGGCATCCAGCTCGCCTTCGGCAACCTGTACCTCGGCATCGCCGAGGGCGCGCTCGCCAAGGCGCGCGAGCTCACCCTGGCACGCACGAACTCGTGGTTCCTCTCCGGCGTCGACCGGTACGCGGAGGACCCGTTCGTGCTGCGCGTCTTCGGCGAGCTGCTGTCGCGCATCGAGGCCGTCGAAGCTCTCGCCGGCGCGGTCGGCCGCGAGTTCGACGCCGTCGTCGACAAGGGCGAGGACGTCACCGCGGAGGACCGCGGCCGGCTCGCACAGCGGATCGCGCGGCTGAAAGTCGTCTCCACCGAGGTGTCGATCGAAGTGACCACGCGCGTGTTCGAGGTCACCGGATCCAGCTCGGCTCGCGCCTCCGTCGGGCTCGACCTGTGGTGGCGGAATGTGCGCACGCACACCCTCCATGACCCGGTCGACTACAAGAAGCTCGAGGTCGGCGCCTACTACGTCAACGGCGACCTGCAGCCCATCTCCCTGTACACCTGA
- a CDS encoding LLM class flavin-dependent oxidoreductase — protein sequence MADRIILNAFDMSCVTHQAPGLWRHPDNQAHRYTDLDYWTSLARTLERGGFDALFLADVLGVYDVYRDSAAPALLDAAQIPLGDPIAQVSSMAAVTERLGFGVTVATTYEQPYLLARRFSTLDHLTKGRIGWNVVTSYLDSAARNLGLRKQIAHDDRYGIAEEFLDVTYKLWEGSWEDGAVLRDRETGVFTDPALVHPIEHDGEHYRVPGIHLSEPSPQRTPVVFQAGASPKGREFAAKHGEAIFINGLTPELTRKATDDIRARAAAIGRPAETVKILTLATVIVAPTDEEAQAKLDEYRTYVSTEGAFALYGGWSGLDLSQLPLDEPLHYIDTDAARSALSIFTTADPNRQWTARDIAEYVGIGGIGPVIVGSPTTVADELERWIEVGGIDGFNLAYVVTPGSFEEFVELVVPELRARGRLDEQPGTTLRGRLNGTGDAVVPAWHPAHAYRGAYRGRPSAADRREPVTEGAA from the coding sequence ATGGCCGACCGAATCATCCTCAACGCGTTCGATATGAGCTGCGTCACCCACCAGGCGCCCGGACTCTGGCGTCATCCCGACAACCAGGCGCACCGCTACACCGACCTCGACTACTGGACCTCTCTGGCCCGGACACTCGAGCGCGGCGGGTTCGACGCCCTCTTCCTCGCCGACGTGCTCGGGGTGTACGACGTCTACCGCGACTCCGCCGCCCCGGCGCTGCTCGATGCGGCGCAGATCCCGCTCGGCGACCCGATCGCCCAGGTCAGCTCGATGGCGGCGGTGACCGAACGCCTCGGCTTCGGGGTGACCGTCGCGACCACGTACGAGCAGCCCTACCTGCTCGCGCGCCGCTTCTCGACGCTCGACCACCTGACCAAGGGCCGGATCGGCTGGAACGTCGTCACCTCGTACCTCGACTCCGCCGCCCGCAACCTGGGGCTGCGCAAGCAGATCGCCCACGACGACCGGTACGGGATCGCCGAAGAGTTCCTCGACGTCACGTACAAGCTATGGGAGGGGTCGTGGGAGGACGGCGCGGTCCTGCGCGACCGCGAGACCGGCGTCTTCACCGACCCGGCCCTGGTGCACCCGATCGAGCACGACGGCGAGCACTACCGGGTGCCCGGCATCCACCTGAGCGAGCCGAGCCCGCAGCGCACGCCCGTCGTCTTCCAGGCCGGCGCGTCACCGAAGGGCCGGGAGTTCGCGGCGAAGCACGGCGAGGCCATCTTCATCAACGGCCTCACGCCCGAGCTCACGCGCAAGGCGACGGACGACATCCGTGCCCGTGCCGCCGCGATCGGCCGACCGGCTGAGACGGTCAAGATCCTGACCCTCGCGACGGTGATCGTCGCGCCGACCGACGAGGAGGCGCAGGCCAAGCTCGACGAGTACCGCACCTACGTCTCGACCGAGGGGGCGTTCGCACTCTACGGCGGCTGGTCCGGGCTCGACCTGTCGCAGCTGCCGCTCGACGAGCCGCTGCATTACATCGACACCGACGCCGCACGGTCGGCCCTGTCGATCTTCACCACGGCCGACCCGAACCGCCAGTGGACGGCCCGCGACATCGCCGAGTACGTCGGCATCGGCGGGATCGGCCCGGTGATCGTCGGAAGCCCGACCACCGTCGCCGACGAGCTGGAGCGCTGGATCGAGGTGGGCGGCATCGACGGATTCAACCTCGCGTACGTGGTCACCCCGGGGAGCTTCGAGGAGTTCGTCGAGCTGGTGGTGCCCGAACTGCGTGCCCGCGGCCGCCTCGACGAGCAGCCCGGGACCACCCTGCGGGGACGCCTGAACGGCACCGGCGACGCCGTCGTGCCCGCCTGGCACCCCGCGCACGCCTACCGCGGTGCGTACCGCGGACGCCCGAGCGCCGCGGACCGCCGCGAGCCCGTGACCGAAGGAGCAGCATGA
- a CDS encoding sugar ABC transporter substrate-binding protein, translating into MTSRRRSAAAVAALAATALVLAGCAGASNGSSASTASDGKKFAGQTLTVEMISSHEGAAKWLAAEFKKETGATVKTVIVPYDEIGSKIALDQQSGANTIDAAAPWYVSLGDLAADGAIQDLSSWIKDDKALDTSDFIPSIYDAYSKVGDKRYGLPFDGDTHVLFYNKEILARNGIQAPPKTWDEYLQDVKTITANESAQGVYGAAVFGQKSPLILGASYANRLAGFGGEFLDEKGKPALDSEAAVQAAQALVDVNKYALPTPAETDFGAGNSAWFAGKVGFIENWTDLGVRSEDASSDSKVAGKWGVVTLPTGGSNTTSRASLVAGFTWVITANTKKTDLAKAFIQFATSSKVNAQLLVASPPTGIDPNRKSSLNDATYGKDFPTIQNVNKATLTGSLAWPTGKHATELAQVLTDGLAKLLAGQGGSAKQTMDDIQKKWESILK; encoded by the coding sequence ATGACATCCCGACGACGTTCCGCAGCTGCGGTCGCCGCCCTCGCCGCCACCGCACTCGTGCTCGCGGGCTGCGCCGGCGCCTCGAACGGCTCCAGCGCATCCACCGCCTCCGACGGCAAGAAGTTCGCCGGTCAGACCCTGACCGTCGAGATGATCTCGTCGCACGAAGGCGCCGCCAAGTGGCTCGCCGCCGAGTTCAAGAAGGAGACCGGCGCCACCGTCAAGACCGTCATCGTTCCCTACGACGAGATCGGCTCCAAGATCGCGCTCGACCAGCAGTCCGGTGCGAACACGATCGATGCGGCGGCGCCCTGGTACGTCTCGCTCGGCGATCTCGCCGCCGACGGCGCCATCCAGGACCTCTCCTCCTGGATCAAGGACGACAAAGCGCTCGACACGTCCGACTTCATCCCGTCCATCTACGACGCGTACAGCAAGGTCGGCGACAAGCGCTACGGCCTGCCGTTCGACGGCGACACGCACGTGCTGTTCTACAACAAGGAGATCCTTGCGAGGAACGGCATCCAGGCGCCGCCGAAGACCTGGGACGAGTACCTGCAGGATGTGAAGACCATCACCGCGAACGAGTCGGCGCAGGGCGTGTACGGCGCCGCGGTCTTCGGGCAGAAGTCGCCGCTCATCCTCGGCGCCAGCTACGCCAACCGCCTCGCCGGCTTCGGCGGCGAGTTCCTCGACGAGAAGGGCAAGCCCGCGCTCGACTCCGAGGCGGCCGTGCAGGCGGCGCAGGCGCTGGTGGATGTGAACAAGTACGCGCTGCCCACGCCGGCCGAGACGGACTTCGGCGCGGGGAACAGCGCCTGGTTCGCCGGCAAGGTCGGGTTCATCGAGAACTGGACCGACCTCGGCGTCCGCTCGGAGGACGCATCCAGCGACTCGAAGGTCGCCGGCAAGTGGGGCGTCGTGACGCTGCCGACCGGTGGATCCAACACGACCTCCCGCGCATCGCTGGTCGCCGGCTTCACCTGGGTGATCACCGCCAACACCAAGAAGACCGACCTGGCCAAGGCGTTCATCCAGTTCGCGACCTCGTCGAAGGTCAACGCCCAGCTGCTCGTCGCGTCGCCGCCCACCGGGATCGACCCGAACCGGAAGAGCTCGCTGAACGACGCGACCTATGGCAAGGACTTCCCGACCATCCAGAACGTCAACAAGGCCACCCTGACCGGATCGCTCGCCTGGCCCACCGGAAAGCACGCGACGGAGCTCGCCCAGGTGCTGACGGACGGCCTCGCCAAGCTGCTCGCCGGACAGGGCGGGAGCGCCAAGCAGACGATGGACGACATCCAGAAGAAGTGGGAGAGCATCCTCAAGTGA
- a CDS encoding sugar ABC transporter permease: MTEATLVTDAAPRTAARTPARRARAGGAGVRRAMVAPTVLATLVLGAYPLVFIVLTALSESSLGRPLQSWVGTANLTDALTDGDVTASLARNVVYALVVSAASTVLGVVTALALRSATSRGSLSRTLLLLPLITPPVIVGVLWKLIFNPSGGLLNTLLSLVGYHGPPVAVLSSPGWALVGIGVADVWEWTPLIALLVFAALLGQDREVAEAAALDGAHGLRFFRSITLPAIAGTIAAAFLIRLVLAFKVFDLVFVLTSGGPGTSTSMPAYLIYQAALQQFDLGRSSAITLLLAVVVTVVTLPVILIARRLHRD, encoded by the coding sequence GTGACGGAGGCCACCCTCGTCACCGACGCCGCCCCCCGGACCGCCGCGCGCACACCCGCGCGGCGAGCCCGGGCGGGCGGCGCCGGCGTGCGCCGTGCCATGGTCGCGCCGACCGTGCTCGCGACGCTCGTGCTCGGCGCGTACCCGCTCGTCTTCATCGTGCTGACCGCGCTGTCGGAGTCGTCGCTCGGCCGGCCGCTGCAGAGCTGGGTCGGCACGGCCAACCTCACCGACGCCCTCACCGACGGGGATGTGACCGCCTCGCTCGCACGCAACGTGGTCTACGCCCTGGTGGTGTCGGCGGCGAGCACCGTGCTGGGCGTCGTCACCGCGCTGGCGCTGCGCAGCGCGACCTCTCGCGGCTCGCTCAGCCGCACCCTCCTGCTGCTGCCGCTGATCACTCCGCCGGTGATCGTCGGTGTGCTCTGGAAGCTGATCTTCAACCCGTCGGGCGGGCTGCTGAACACGCTGCTGAGCCTGGTCGGGTACCACGGCCCGCCCGTCGCCGTGCTGTCGTCGCCGGGCTGGGCGCTCGTCGGGATCGGTGTGGCCGACGTGTGGGAGTGGACGCCGCTGATCGCGCTCCTCGTCTTCGCAGCACTCCTCGGACAGGACCGTGAAGTCGCCGAGGCCGCGGCGCTCGACGGTGCGCACGGGTTGCGCTTCTTCCGCAGCATCACGCTGCCCGCCATCGCGGGCACGATTGCGGCGGCCTTCCTCATCCGGCTGGTGCTCGCCTTCAAGGTGTTCGACCTCGTCTTCGTGCTGACCTCGGGAGGGCCCGGCACCTCCACGAGCATGCCCGCGTACCTGATCTACCAGGCAGCACTGCAGCAGTTCGACCTCGGCCGGTCGTCGGCCATCACACTGCTGCTCGCCGTCGTGGTGACCGTCGTGACGCTGCCGGTCATCCTCATCGCCAGGAGGCTCCACCGTGACTGA
- a CDS encoding carbohydrate ABC transporter permease: protein MTDRLLAGSRDRRPIAAVVVLALVLAGTLIPIAYLVSVSLMSRADVGAGLLVPAHPQPQNWVNALSGGLLQSVYNSLVAALAGAALTLVIAVPAAWAITRYRAGGRTLAATVLSPWLLPPIVAVIPLFTLLRSLSLNNTLPGLTLVYALSNVAVAVWLLEGFTRRIPAELDEAAQLDGAGGFRVLVSIVTPLLAPALVAVGIIVAVLNYNEFLLAAFLTQSPDAQTLPVVLTLMLGERITDYGKLAAASVIGLIPVFAAAAFFQRRLVSGLTAGSTR, encoded by the coding sequence GTGACTGACCGCCTGCTCGCCGGATCCCGCGACCGTCGGCCCATCGCCGCGGTCGTCGTGCTCGCGCTCGTGCTCGCCGGCACGCTGATCCCGATCGCGTACCTCGTCTCGGTGTCGCTGATGTCGCGCGCCGACGTCGGCGCCGGCCTCCTCGTCCCGGCACACCCGCAGCCCCAGAACTGGGTGAACGCCCTCTCCGGCGGCCTGCTGCAGAGTGTGTACAACTCCCTCGTCGCCGCCCTGGCCGGTGCGGCACTGACGCTCGTCATCGCGGTGCCTGCGGCCTGGGCGATCACCCGGTACCGTGCGGGAGGGCGCACGCTGGCGGCGACGGTGCTGAGCCCGTGGCTGCTTCCGCCGATCGTCGCGGTCATCCCGCTGTTCACGCTGCTGCGTTCCCTGTCGCTCAACAACACGCTCCCCGGACTGACCCTGGTGTACGCCCTCTCGAACGTCGCGGTCGCCGTGTGGCTGCTCGAAGGCTTCACCCGGCGCATCCCCGCCGAGCTCGACGAGGCAGCCCAGCTGGACGGCGCGGGAGGCTTCCGCGTGCTGGTCAGCATCGTCACCCCGCTGCTCGCCCCGGCGCTCGTCGCGGTCGGCATCATCGTCGCGGTGCTCAACTACAACGAGTTCCTCCTCGCCGCCTTCCTCACCCAGTCGCCGGACGCGCAGACCCTCCCGGTCGTGCTGACGCTGATGCTGGGGGAGCGGATCACCGACTACGGCAAGCTCGCGGCGGCATCGGTGATCGGACTCATCCCCGTGTTCGCCGCGGCCGCGTTCTTCCAGCGCCGGCTGGTGTCGGGGCTGACGGCCGGGTCGACGCGCTGA